TAGACGAACATGCGGTTGCGTTCGTAGATCTCGCTGTCGCCGTAGACGAATTTGCCGATGCGCATGCCGAAGCGCTTGAGCTCGCTGTCGATGTCCGACGGGAAGGAGGCGAAGACCCCGGCCAGATGGAACTGGCGGTCCGCGTCGAGGGCGAGCACCTGGGCCCTGTCCATGACCAGCAGATAGGGCATGAGCGAGGGGTAGTTGTCCAGGATCACGGTATCGGCATTGGCGAACTGCTGGCGGAAGATGTCCTGGTGCATGCGCGGCAGGCGGGAGGCCAGGGTCTGCACGTTGCGGGCAAGCACCTGGTTCTCCAGCGGGCAGCAGGCGCCGTCGGCCTCCATGACGATGGGGTGCAGCTTGTCGAACTGGAAGGTCTCGGAAAAATAGTCCAGCTGGCGGGCAAAGGCCACCATGGAAAAGCCCGGCAGGTCCTTGTATTCGAACATGTCGTTGTCGAACGAGGGCAAAAGCTCGCGGCCTTCCACCAGCGGGTAGCTTTTGTGCTCCTGATAGGGCTTGACCAGACAGAAGCGGATATGCACGGCGTCGAGGAAGCGCTTGAGCTCGTCAAGGCGCGCGATGGCCACCGGCCCGGATGTCGTATAGGCATCCTGCCAGTGAAAGCCGTCCTTGCTGAAGATCTCCTGCCACTTGATCATATGCAACCTGCAACCTTGCCCGATTCTTCCGTAAAGAATAACTGCTTTTGCGGGGAATTTCCAGAGGCGCCCTCCGGGATCCGCCGTTTTTGCCCGCCGGGCCGCCGGTACCGGGCGAAAAGCTGTTGCGGGCGGTATGCGGCTTTGTTACACTTTCGTGCGTCAGTCCCGGGCCTGTGGCCCGGGCCCACCATCAAACGCGTACCGACATGACTGCCAATACTCTTGAAAAACATATCCTCAGCATCGTCTGCAGTGTTTTCGATGCCTATTCCGCCGTCCTGTTCCTGCCCTCTGAAAACGGCGAGGAGCACTATCTCGCGGCCTCCTTCAGTCTTGGCGAAGGGGTGGAGCAGGGGGCCATGCTTTCTTCGGGGAGCCTGGTAGACTGGATCATCCGCAACCGCCAGCAGATGCTGGTCCCCAATTTCGACCAGCACAAGCACAAGCTCGGCTATTACCGGGAAGGCGAGGAAGCCGGCATCAAGGCATTCATGGGCTGTCCCGTGCCCACGGGCGGCGCCCTGTGCGTGGACAGCAAGCGGCAGTATTCCTTCACTGACAGAGACTACAAGCTGCTGCAGCTTTTTGCCGAGCTGGTCTCCCGCCAGCAGGCCAGCAAGGGCCGGCAGGAGATGGCCGGCGACATCCCCCGCTACTTCGCCGAGCTGGCCGTGATCCAGGAGCTGCGCTTCCGTTACCGCCGCTGGTCGCAGTTCATCCAGAACTATGTGCGCACCATGGTCGATGCCACGGGCTTCGACTACTGCGCCTTCGCCTCGGTGGACGTCCCGGGCGAGAGCTATTGCGTGGAATGCGAATCCGCCCGTCTGGTGCTGGAGAACGGCGAGCCCCTGGTCCTGCCCGTGGGCAGCGGCATCGCCGGCTGGGTCTTCAGCAACGACCAGCCCGTCATCAACGAAGGGCTGGAAGGCGCCCCTTCCACCATGCTGTTCGGCAAACTGCCGGGCATGCCCGATTTCCAGGCCATCATCTGCCTGCCGGTACAGATCAACAAGAGCACGCGCGGCGTGCTGTGCCTGGCGCATACCTCCACGCGCAGCATCGACGAGTCCCTGCGCTCCTTCGTGCGTCAGGCCGTGGACCATCTGGCCCTGTTCCTGGAGAATCTGTACCTCAGGGTACGTCTGCGCTCCCTGCTGCCGCAGGGGACGATCCACAGCCGGGGCCCCCGCCGCTACGATCCTGATACCGCTCCGGTGCCGCCCGTCAAGAATTCCTAGCCATGCTGTCCCGATTTTTCAGCAGGTTCCTGACCCAGGACATTGCCATGGATCTTGGTACGGCCAATACGCTGCTGTACACCAGGAAGCATGGCATTTTCATCAATGAGCCTTCGGTGGTGGCCGTCGATGCGGCCAGCCGCAAGGTGCTGGCCGTGGGCGCCGCCGCCAAGGAATACCTGGGCCGCACGCCCCGGAGCATCTGCGCCATACGCCCCATGAAGGACGGCGTCATCGCCGACTTCGACATCACCCGCGAGATGATCGCCCATTTCGTGGGCAAGTGCATCTCCGGCCTGCGTCTGGTCAAGCCGTCCATGGTGATCTGTATCCCCACGGGCATCACCCAGGTGGAGAAAAAGGCCGTCATCGACGCGGCCCTGCTTTCGGGCGCGCGCACGGTGTCCCTGGTGGAAGAACCCATGGCCGCGGCCATCGGGGCGGGCATGCCCGTGCAGGAGCCCCTGGGCAGTCTGGTGCTGGACATCGGCGGCGGCACCAGTGAGGTGGCGCTCATCAGCATGGCGGGCGTAGCGGTCTCGCAGTCGGTACGCGTGGCCGGTGACGCCATGAATCTGGCCGTGCAGCATTATCTGCGTGAGGTCTTCCGGCTCGAAGTGGGCGAGAACACGGCGGAAAACGTCAAGAAGATCCTTGGTGCGGCCCTGCCCCAGAACAATGGCCTGCGGCTGGAAGTGTCCGGCAAGGACCTGGTCTACGGCGGCCCCCGGGTGGTGACCGTGACCGAGGGCGACATCTGCGAGGCCCTGCACGATCCTGTCCAGGCCGTGGTGGAGACCGTGCTGCGCACCCTGGAACAGGCGCCGCCGGCACTGGCGGCCGACGTTTACGACAACGGTCTGCTCATGGCCGGAGGCGGTGCCCTGCTGCGCGGCCTGGACCAGTGCATCGCCCGGGCGACGCACCTCAAGGTGGCGGTGGACAAGGATCCCCTGACCACGGTGCTGCGCGGGACGGCACAGGCCATGCTGTACCGCCGGGAATACGAAGGGATTTTCATCAATTAGGGCGGGGGAGGCCGGTCTGTCCCGGGTCTTCGGGCATGGTGCGGTGCCATGCCCGAAAGGGACAGGCACGGCACCCGGCCGGGACGGCCGCCGTGCCCCCCTGTCCGCGCAACCGCCGCGTTCCCCTGCCGGGCAGGGGGGGCGGCCCTGGGACATTGTTTCATGCTGACAGCCCGATTTTTGCAGGATGTGGTGGACGTCGTGCGCGAGAGCGGCGGCATCATCCGCCGCCAGTGGGAAAAAACGCATGCCATCAGGCACAAGGGCAGCATCGACCTGGTGACGGAAACGGACGTGGCCGTGGAGGCCTTTCTCAAGGAGCGTCTGGGAGAACTGCTGCCGCAGGCGGAGTTTCTGGCCGAGGAAAGCTGCGTGGCCGGGCAGGAGCCGTCGCCCCTGTGCTGGATCATCGACCCCGTGGACGGCACCACCAATTTCGTGCACCGCATCCCCCAGGTGGGGACGTCCGTGGCCCTCTGGGCGGACGGCCATGTGGTGCTGGGCGTGGTGAACGTGCCCATGATGGAGGAATGTTTCTGGGCCGGTCTGGGCATGGGGGCCTTTCGCAACGGCGAGCCCATCCATGTGAGCCCGGCCGGGGCCCTGGCCGATGCCGTGGTGGCCACGGGCTTTCCCTATGCCATCGCCGAGCGCCTGGACGACGTGCTGGCCCGTCTGGCCCTGGTGCTGCCCAGGGCCCAGGGCGTGCGCCGCATCGGGGCGGCCTCGGTGGATCTGGCCTATGTGGCCGCCGGGCGGCAGGACGCCTTCTACGAGATGCTGCTCAAGCCCTGGGACGTGGCCGCCGGCTGGCTGCTGGTGGAAGAGGCCGGCGGGCGTGTCACGGCGCTGGATGGCCGTCCGTATGCCTTCGGGGACGAGATCATGGCCAGCAACGGCCTGGTGCACAAGGAACTGCGGCATCTGCTGGCCGCCGTGACGCCCGTGCAGGCGGCAAGGCGCCCCGCATGAACCTGCCTGCCGGGGATACGCCCCCCCGCCGCCTGGCGGCCGGGGACGCTGCCGCCATGCAGGCACTGGAGGCCGCCTGTTTTTCCCTGCCGTGGAGCAGGGAGCAATGCCGTGCCGCCTTCGACCAGCAGGCCTTTGTGGCCTACGGGCTGGAGGAGGCGGGCGTGCTGCAGGGCTATATCTCGCTCTACCGGGCGGCGGACGAGCTGGAAGTGCTCAACCTGGCCGTCTTGCCCGCTGTTCGGCGGCGGGGACTGGGCGAACGGCTTTTGCGCACAGCCTTGCAAGAAGCTGAAAAAACAGGTATCAACAGGGCTTTGCTTGAAGTCCGTACCGGGAATGCCCCGGCCATCGCCTTATATGAGAAATGCGGCTTCGTCCGGGTGGGCAAACGGCCCCGCTATTATGCCGATACCGGCGAGGATGCCCTGATCTATCAGTGTGACCTGGTGCCGCAGGACTGACAGAGAGGATATTTCCATGCAGAAGATCATCGCTGCCAACTGGAAAATGTACAAGACGCGGCAGGAGGCCCGCGAAACGGCCGCTGCCGTGGCCGCCGCCCTGAA
This is a stretch of genomic DNA from Desulfovibrio piger. It encodes these proteins:
- a CDS encoding inositol monophosphatase family protein, encoding MLTARFLQDVVDVVRESGGIIRRQWEKTHAIRHKGSIDLVTETDVAVEAFLKERLGELLPQAEFLAEESCVAGQEPSPLCWIIDPVDGTTNFVHRIPQVGTSVALWADGHVVLGVVNVPMMEECFWAGLGMGAFRNGEPIHVSPAGALADAVVATGFPYAIAERLDDVLARLALVLPRAQGVRRIGAASVDLAYVAAGRQDAFYEMLLKPWDVAAGWLLVEEAGGRVTALDGRPYAFGDEIMASNGLVHKELRHLLAAVTPVQAARRPA
- a CDS encoding GAF domain-containing protein — its product is MTANTLEKHILSIVCSVFDAYSAVLFLPSENGEEHYLAASFSLGEGVEQGAMLSSGSLVDWIIRNRQQMLVPNFDQHKHKLGYYREGEEAGIKAFMGCPVPTGGALCVDSKRQYSFTDRDYKLLQLFAELVSRQQASKGRQEMAGDIPRYFAELAVIQELRFRYRRWSQFIQNYVRTMVDATGFDYCAFASVDVPGESYCVECESARLVLENGEPLVLPVGSGIAGWVFSNDQPVINEGLEGAPSTMLFGKLPGMPDFQAIICLPVQINKSTRGVLCLAHTSTRSIDESLRSFVRQAVDHLALFLENLYLRVRLRSLLPQGTIHSRGPRRYDPDTAPVPPVKNS
- a CDS encoding rod shape-determining protein produces the protein MLSRFFSRFLTQDIAMDLGTANTLLYTRKHGIFINEPSVVAVDAASRKVLAVGAAAKEYLGRTPRSICAIRPMKDGVIADFDITREMIAHFVGKCISGLRLVKPSMVICIPTGITQVEKKAVIDAALLSGARTVSLVEEPMAAAIGAGMPVQEPLGSLVLDIGGGTSEVALISMAGVAVSQSVRVAGDAMNLAVQHYLREVFRLEVGENTAENVKKILGAALPQNNGLRLEVSGKDLVYGGPRVVTVTEGDICEALHDPVQAVVETVLRTLEQAPPALAADVYDNGLLMAGGGALLRGLDQCIARATHLKVAVDKDPLTTVLRGTAQAMLYRREYEGIFIN
- the rimI gene encoding ribosomal protein S18-alanine N-acetyltransferase, which codes for MNLPAGDTPPRRLAAGDAAAMQALEAACFSLPWSREQCRAAFDQQAFVAYGLEEAGVLQGYISLYRAADELEVLNLAVLPAVRRRGLGERLLRTALQEAEKTGINRALLEVRTGNAPAIALYEKCGFVRVGKRPRYYADTGEDALIYQCDLVPQD